A region of Methanocorpusculum labreanum Z DNA encodes the following proteins:
- a CDS encoding endonuclease/exonuclease/phosphatase family protein produces the protein MKIITWNCGGNFRKKFRYIEKYNADILVIQECESIDKIQSANQTIVIKYNVEWINDGSQRTDKGLGIFLKKGVVFKKQNWETFGLNHYLAVKIENKFDLIGIWTENPGYIRDACVYLQMYEKLFTNKSENVLLCGDLNSFKKDKYTSKTKNIETYFKKLYEMNIHSCYHYTYDKELGDKEELKTFISPNGKRYHIDYIFTNMEYSGFFIDDFDNFKVSGKNISDHVPLGVNLDI, from the coding sequence ATGAAAATAATTACTTGGAATTGTGGTGGTAATTTTAGAAAGAAATTCAGGTATATTGAAAAGTATAATGCTGATATTTTAGTAATCCAGGAATGTGAATCTATAGATAAAATACAGTCTGCTAATCAGACAATAGTTATCAAGTACAATGTTGAATGGATTAATGACGGCTCTCAGCGAACCGATAAAGGGCTTGGCATATTTCTTAAAAAAGGCGTTGTATTTAAGAAACAAAACTGGGAAACATTTGGTCTGAATCATTATCTTGCTGTAAAAATTGAAAATAAATTTGATTTGATTGGGATATGGACGGAGAATCCGGGATATATTCGGGATGCATGTGTGTATCTCCAAATGTATGAGAAATTGTTTACGAATAAATCTGAGAATGTTCTTTTATGTGGTGATTTAAACTCATTTAAAAAGGATAAATATACCTCGAAAACGAAAAACATTGAAACATATTTCAAAAAATTATATGAAATGAATATTCATAGTTGTTATCATTACACATACGATAAAGAACTCGGGGATAAAGAAGAGTTAAAAACTTTCATATCCCCGAATGGAAAGAGGTATCATATTGATTATATTTTTACAAACATGGAATATTCAGGTTTTTTCATTGATGATTTCGATAATTTTAAAGTAAGTGGGAAGAATATAAGCGATCATGTGCCTTTAGGTGTAAATCTGGATATATAA
- the asd gene encoding aspartate-semialdehyde dehydrogenase codes for MINVGVLGATGAVGQRFVQLLADHPWFNLTTLTASDRSAGKTYGSVVNWRLDSPFPDSSAELIVSPTTVDAVKDCDVVFSALPADIATKLETDIADAGVGVCSNASSHRMEADVPLMIAEVNPEHAALIDVQRKKGRDGFIVTNPNCSTIMLATALAPLRKFPFTNINVATMQAISGAGFEGVPAFSIYDNVIPYIGSEEEKMAREANKILGILEGGKITGAPFTVSASCNRVPVIDGHTLNVWIDIKATPAEVIDAFKTWQPPFSGLPTQPDHTVLYLDQENRPQPRLDRNRGNAMTVSVGRVREGIRFVAMGHNTIRGAAGASVLNAELLHTMKYI; via the coding sequence ATGATAAATGTTGGTGTACTTGGCGCGACCGGCGCGGTCGGTCAGCGGTTTGTACAGTTGCTCGCAGACCACCCCTGGTTCAACCTGACCACGCTTACGGCTTCCGACCGTTCGGCAGGAAAAACCTACGGCTCGGTGGTAAACTGGCGGCTCGACTCACCCTTTCCGGACTCTTCAGCCGAACTCATCGTCTCGCCGACGACCGTCGACGCGGTAAAAGACTGCGATGTTGTCTTCTCAGCTCTGCCGGCTGATATCGCCACCAAACTCGAGACCGACATCGCCGATGCCGGAGTCGGTGTCTGCAGTAACGCAAGTTCCCACCGAATGGAAGCCGATGTCCCGCTGATGATCGCCGAGGTCAACCCCGAACACGCCGCACTCATCGACGTGCAGCGTAAGAAGGGCCGCGACGGGTTCATCGTAACCAATCCGAACTGTTCGACCATCATGCTTGCAACGGCGCTGGCTCCGTTACGGAAGTTCCCCTTCACAAACATCAATGTCGCAACCATGCAGGCGATCTCCGGTGCTGGATTTGAGGGCGTGCCTGCTTTCAGCATCTACGACAACGTGATCCCCTATATCGGCAGCGAAGAGGAGAAGATGGCCCGCGAGGCAAATAAGATCCTCGGGATCCTCGAAGGCGGCAAGATCACCGGTGCTCCGTTCACTGTCTCCGCATCCTGCAACCGCGTGCCGGTCATCGACGGACACACGCTCAATGTCTGGATCGACATCAAGGCAACGCCTGCAGAGGTCATTGACGCATTCAAGACCTGGCAGCCTCCGTTCTCGGGTCTGCCGACCCAGCCGGACCACACCGTCCTCTACCTCGATCAGGAAAACCGCCCGCAGCCAAGACTCGACCGGAACCGCGGAAATGCCATGACGGTCTCCGTTGGCAGAGTCCGGGAAGGAATCCGCTTCGTTGCGATGGGTCACAACACCATCCGCGGTGCCGCCGGCGCCTCCGTCTTAAATGCAGAACTGCTGCATACGATGAAATATATCTGA
- the albA gene encoding DNA-binding protein Alba, with product MDDNTVLIGTKPLMSYVLAVVTQFNNGKSEVVIKARGKAIVRAVDTAEVSTRQFLTGVVKKNISISTDSVETDEGPANVSSIEIVLQKS from the coding sequence ATGGACGACAACACGGTATTAATCGGCACAAAACCCCTGATGAGTTATGTACTTGCCGTCGTTACGCAGTTCAACAACGGGAAGTCCGAGGTCGTTATCAAAGCAAGGGGGAAAGCCATCGTGCGGGCGGTCGATACTGCGGAGGTGTCGACCCGCCAGTTCCTTACCGGTGTTGTCAAAAAAAATATCTCAATATCTACGGATTCGGTTGAAACAGACGAGGGACCTGCAAATGTCTCTTCGATAGAGATCGTTCTGCAGAAGTCGTAA
- a CDS encoding ArsB/NhaD family transporter — MVPIAVWILAAVFCLIVVRRIGGVRLPIWGIMTAGAFAALILGTISIRDAFFSINYIVILFLLGMFVFGAALEKSGLLHLASLKGFARAATKKAVLFWFILLMAIFSAFLMNDTVAIIGTTVALFCAAKYKMPVKTMLFALCFAVTFGSCMTPIGNPQNLLVALSGGVPFAFLQFLLYLVVPSVICLYILYRILLLTITDPDSSVVQESEEVIFDESLTRLTKIALRLVLIAVACQIVLSFVGIEMPFVIIAAAAALPLLLFSRRRVELLRAVDWSTLLFFASMFVLMAAVWNSGFIQTILPSEISSIPVLFASAVIVSQFISNVPFVALVLPLLEGSGIPLYMTLVAGCTAAGSLTIIGAASTVIILQHAEKNGKTFSFLEFFRMGLPMTLVAAAVYIGWIFCIGLLMG; from the coding sequence ATGGTCCCGATCGCCGTCTGGATCCTTGCAGCTGTTTTTTGTCTGATCGTTGTCAGGCGTATCGGCGGGGTGCGTCTTCCGATCTGGGGGATCATGACTGCCGGAGCTTTTGCCGCCCTGATCCTCGGCACGATCTCGATTCGGGATGCGTTTTTTTCGATCAATTACATCGTCATCCTCTTTCTCTTGGGGATGTTCGTTTTCGGAGCGGCTCTCGAAAAGTCCGGTCTCCTGCATCTGGCATCTCTGAAGGGGTTTGCCCGTGCAGCGACAAAAAAAGCGGTTCTTTTCTGGTTTATTCTGTTAATGGCGATCTTCTCAGCATTTCTGATGAATGATACCGTGGCAATAATCGGAACGACGGTCGCGCTTTTCTGTGCGGCAAAATATAAGATGCCGGTCAAAACGATGCTCTTTGCATTGTGTTTTGCGGTAACGTTTGGGAGCTGCATGACCCCTATTGGAAACCCGCAGAACCTGCTTGTAGCCCTTTCCGGAGGAGTGCCGTTTGCGTTTTTGCAGTTCCTGCTCTATCTTGTCGTTCCGTCGGTGATCTGCCTGTATATTTTGTATAGGATCCTTCTTTTGACGATCACCGATCCCGATTCGTCGGTCGTGCAGGAGAGTGAAGAGGTGATCTTCGATGAGAGTCTTACCCGGCTTACGAAGATCGCATTGAGGCTTGTCCTCATCGCGGTCGCCTGCCAGATCGTTCTTTCGTTTGTCGGGATCGAGATGCCGTTCGTGATTATCGCGGCCGCGGCGGCCTTGCCCCTCCTCCTTTTTTCCCGGAGACGGGTGGAACTTCTCCGGGCCGTGGACTGGTCGACGCTTCTGTTCTTTGCGTCCATGTTCGTTTTGATGGCGGCGGTCTGGAACTCCGGCTTCATCCAGACCATCCTGCCGTCGGAAATCTCATCGATCCCCGTCCTGTTCGCATCGGCGGTCATCGTGTCCCAGTTCATCTCGAACGTGCCCTTCGTGGCACTGGTTCTCCCGCTCCTGGAAGGGTCGGGCATTCCTTTGTATATGACGCTCGTTGCCGGATGCACGGCCGCCGGCTCCCTTACGATCATCGGCGCCGCTTCGACCGTGATCATTCTCCAGCATGCGGAAAAAAACGGCAAGACCTTTTCCTTCCTGGAGTTTTTCAGAATGGGGCTGCCGATGACCCTGGTCGCGGCCGCGGTGTACATTGGGTGGATCTTCTGTATCGGGCTGCTGATGGGCTGA